One Cryptococcus decagattii chromosome 8, complete sequence DNA segment encodes these proteins:
- a CDS encoding chlorophyll synthesis pathway protein BchC, with the protein MCSSHATAVESVSPAPQKSQYEVKYDPDLVLKSVDFKELKEGDKELKDVKANIACAYDEKHNVKMINKPIPKAREDEVVVHIKATGICGSDVHFWKHGQIGPTMIVTDTCGAGHESAGEVVEVGPGVKQWKVGDRVAIECGVPCGQASCGPCVTGRYNACPQVVFFSTPPYHGTLTRFHAHPASWLHRLPDNLSYEEGALCEPLAVALAALERAGNRLGDPILICGAGPIGLVTLLASHAAGCTPIVITDLQASRLEVAKKLVPTVKTVQIERSWTPKETSEAIKNAAGTGIRVAIDATGFESSITAAIYSVVFGGKVFVVGVGPSEQKYPFGYCSANEIDLQFQYRYAHQYPKALRIVSGGLINLKPLLTHTFPLNKAVEAFHVAADPTKGAIKVQIID; encoded by the exons ATGTGCTCTTCTCACGCTACTGCCGTCGAGTCTGTCTCCCCTGCTCCCCAAAAGAGCCAGTACGAGGTTAAGTACGACCCGGATCTTGTTCTCAAGAGCGTCGACTTcaaagagttgaaggaggGAGACAAGGAGCTTAAAGATGTTAAGGCCAACATTGCCTGCGCCTACGATGAGAAACACAACGTGAAGATGATCAACAAGCCCATTCCTAAAGCCAGGGAGGATGAGGTCGTCGTGCACATCAAAGCCACTGGTATCTGCGG TTCCGATGTCCATTTCTGGAAGCACGGCCAGATTGGTCCCACCATGATTGTCACAGACACCTGTGGTGCTGGTCACGAATCTGCCGGTGAAGTCGTCGAAGTGGGTCCCGGAGTCAAGCAGTGGAAAGTCGGAGACAGGGTTGCTATCGAATGTGGCGTCCCCTGCGGACAAGCCAGTTGTGGTCCTTGCGTGACTGGCAGGTACAACGCCT GTCCTCAAgttgtcttcttctcgactCCTCCTTACCATGGTACTTTGACTCGTTTTCATGCCCACCCCGCCTCTTGGCTCCACCGTCTTCCCGACAACCTCTCGTACGAGGAAGGCGCATTGTGCGAGCCTCTTGCGGTTGCTTTGGCGGCCCTTGAGAGGGCTGGTAACCGCCTAGGTGACCCTATCTTGATTTG CGGTGCTGGACCTATTGGTTTGGTCACTCTTCTCGCTTCCCACGCTGCTGGCTGTACGCCTATCGTCATCACCGACTTGCAAGCATCTCGCCTTGAGGTAGCCAAAAAGCTTGTTCCAACCGTGAAGACTGTCCAGATAGAACGTAGCTGGACTCCAAAGGAGACCTCTGAAGCTATCAAGAATGCCGCAGGCACCGGGATTCGCGTTGCCATTGATGCCACTGGCTTTGAGAGCTCAATCACTGCTGCTATCTAT TCTGTTGTGTTTGGCGGGAAAGTCTTTGTCGTTGGTGTCGGTCCTTCTGAGCAAAAG TATCCATTCGGTTACTGCTCGGCTAATGAGATTGACCTCCAATTCCAATACCGTTACGCACATCAA TACCCTAAAGCCCTTCGTATTGTTTCTGGCGGCCTCATCAACTTGAAGCCGCTTCTCACTCACACTTTCCCCCTTAACAAAGCAGTTGAAGCTTTTCACGTCGCCGCTGACCCCACTAAGGGGGCTATTAAGGTCCAGATTATCGATTAA
- a CDS encoding 40S ribosomal protein S22-A, whose protein sequence is MVRVSVLNDALNNIVNAERRGKRQVLIRPSSKVVIKVLSVMQKHGYIGEFEIIDDHRGGKVVIQLNGRLNKCGVISPRFNVPVDSIENWVAQLLPARSFGKIILTTSAGIMDHVEARNKHVGGKILAFVY, encoded by the exons ATGGTCCGAGTCTCCGTTCTTAACGACGCCCTT AACAACATCGTCAACGCCGAGCGACGAGGAAAGCGACAGGTCCTCATCCGACCTTCCTCCAAGGTCGTTATCAAGGTCCTCTCCGTTATGCAGAAGCACG GCTACATTGGCGAGTTCGAGATCATTGACGACCACCGAGGTGGCAAGGTTGTTATCCAGCTCAACGGCCGATTGAACAAGTGTGGTGTCATTTCCCCCAGGTTCAACGTCCCCGTCGACTCTATCGAGAACTGGGTCGCTCAGCTCCTTCCTGCCCGATCTTTCGGTAAGATCATCCTTACCACCTCTGCCGGTATCATGGACCACGTTGAGGCCCGTAACAAGCAC GTTGGTGGCAAGATCCTTGCTTTTGTCTACTAA